The Primulina tabacum isolate GXHZ01 chromosome 7, ASM2559414v2, whole genome shotgun sequence genome includes a window with the following:
- the LOC142551606 gene encoding bZIP transcription factor 44-like, whose translation MSSSSGTSSSSLQIQNSGSEGVDLLKAVDQRKRKRMESNRESARRSRMRKQKHLDDLTAEITQLTEGNSQILTNISATTRHYVNLEAENSILRAQMMELSQRLHSLNEILDFISSSAAASAGGGSCVFEADEFQHLGFADGFLNNPWNLTGLDQQPLMASVEMFDY comes from the coding sequence atgtctTCTTCAAGTGGGACTTCGTCCAGTTCACTGCAGATTCAGAACTCCGGTTCAGAGGGAGTAGATTTGCTGAAGGCCGTTGATCAGAGGAAGAGGAAGAGAATGGAGTCGAACCGGGAATCTGCCAGGCGGTCGAGGATGAGAAAACAGAAGCATTTGGATGATCTGACTGCGGAGATTACTCAGCTCACCGAAGGAAACAGCCAGATTTTGACCAACATAAGTGCCACCACGCGGCACTATGTGAATCTTGAGGCTGAAAATTCAATCTTGAGGGCTCAAATGATGGAACTCAGTCAAAGACTCCATTCTTTGAATGAGATTCTTGATTTCATCAGCTCCTCCGCCGCCGCCTCAGCCGGAGGCGGCAGCTGTGTATTTGAGGCTGATGAGTTTCAGCACCTGGGATTTGCTGATGGTTTCTTGAACAATCCATGGAACTTGACGGGACTTGATCAACAGCCTCTAATGGCATCTGTGGAGATGTTTGATTATTGA